In Mucilaginibacter celer, one DNA window encodes the following:
- a CDS encoding FecR family protein, translating into MADTITKALLRKYFDGDCNPDEKKQVLAYLEQDDQSVLDEYIMERAAEGKPIETPDTVKQEFFARLGAIINKPADRRIIGWKPATTYRVAAGLALLMAVGIAYWFGSNKKSGQTQQLVTISNHEKFTHKVVLSDGTQVWLNPNSSISYSKNNFADTSREVSITGEAFFDVSHDAAKPFKVTSGRIVTRVLGTAFNITAYKTEKNIRVLLVRGKVQVTSGKQHRVLLPGQLLSYNNYNSSIDVNNVAIDGKMEAFTSGKMVFDNLPLSAALKRIADAYNVNIDLKDSSVLQNKMITGAYTRNTVDEVLRRVLFIHGLKFKKKGDHEYTINN; encoded by the coding sequence ATGGCCGACACGATCACCAAAGCATTGCTCAGAAAATATTTCGACGGGGATTGTAATCCCGACGAAAAGAAACAGGTATTAGCTTACCTGGAACAGGATGATCAGTCGGTGTTGGATGAATATATTATGGAACGGGCTGCCGAAGGCAAGCCTATTGAAACGCCTGATACTGTAAAACAGGAGTTTTTTGCCAGGCTTGGCGCTATCATAAACAAACCTGCCGACCGCCGGATAATCGGCTGGAAACCGGCAACAACATACCGGGTAGCGGCAGGTTTAGCTTTACTGATGGCCGTGGGTATAGCTTACTGGTTTGGCAGCAATAAAAAAAGCGGGCAGACACAACAGCTGGTTACCATCAGCAATCACGAAAAATTTACACACAAAGTTGTTTTAAGCGATGGTACGCAAGTGTGGCTAAACCCTAATTCATCCATCAGCTACAGCAAAAATAACTTTGCCGATACCAGCCGCGAAGTGAGCATAACCGGCGAGGCCTTTTTTGATGTAAGCCACGATGCCGCCAAGCCCTTCAAAGTAACATCGGGCAGGATTGTAACACGCGTTTTAGGTACGGCCTTTAATATCACCGCTTACAAAACCGAAAAAAACATTCGTGTATTACTTGTGCGCGGCAAAGTGCAGGTAACATCGGGCAAACAGCACCGGGTGCTTTTACCGGGCCAGTTATTGAGCTACAATAATTATAACAGCAGTATTGATGTAAACAACGTGGCTATCGACGGCAAAATGGAGGCATTTACCAGCGGCAAAATGGTATTTGATAACCTGCCTTTATCAGCAGCACTGAAACGTATTGCCGATGCCTACAACGTGAATATCGACCTGAAAGACAGCTCGGTACTTCAAAACAAAATGATAACCGGGGCCTATACCCGCAACACAGTCGACGAGGTTTTGCGCCGCGTGCTGTTTATCCACGGGTTAAAATTTAAAAAGAAGGGGGACCATGAGTATACTATAAACAACTAA
- a CDS encoding TonB-dependent receptor: MHVFTNNNFFKQKKYPFIVLIISFVLFYAITKANAQGNVAQLRNPVSLTMPSANLDEVLVQLKKQSTYDFFYDKEAAKKVKVNNIKYNNAPLGNVLTDLKKSQSLEYDLQGKEISVRIEKRPAQAPAKQQKDGKITGKVLDDKGETLPGATIKLVEAGKAVQSAPDGSYQFVVVPGTYTIEITYISFQSQRISGVVVNADKSTLLDIAMKPASNALSEVVVKSDYKRASIQGLYARQKNNAALSDGITAEQISRTPDNNTAQVLTRVSGLQVSQNRFVVVRGMSDRYNNVMLNGAPLPSSEPNRRDFAFDVIPSSLVDNIVVNKTATPDLTGEFTGGLVQITTKDIPDENSMQITIGGGYNSRATGKDFISGHRGTANYFGFANDYQRKPTGMSLGEYDNLALKIVDNSATADQKAQAAKFLGTLPDNWALRKYTAQPIQSYQFTAAHSFPFKDNSTLGVIAALTYRNEQLNNQHDVNILTDKDYKGTDYIFNTLWGGSLNLAYTSGHNKFTLKNTYNRRFNDEHFTFSGINMNDNSYVNAYSNQTIVNELFQTNFTGEHTLGKRGIKADYGFALSTVDRDQPFSRLMYQYHPLGHQPDDYYSYNFNDSNFQLGNIFYSHLAERRYTWQTNLQIPFRFNQLNHSVKLGYQGSYRRANFGADLYRIKSTSSANSNQYDGIAYYDVYNPSQFANGSLYLYPTVPAGNGITSSDAGTGYKGRQKLNAFYGMVDLKPVKNLRLIAGVRYERNEQNVFTSTRGKAPANQLPPIVDSLIQSKNNDFLPSVNAIYTLTPKMNLRAAYYKTVARPDFRELSFFSYFDYDLFVSVSGDNLKRTSIQNYDLRYEFYPSPGEIISVSGFYKNFKDPIEILYPNANPRKYVYSNLKGAKNTGIEVDLRKSLNFISGSSPLWSNLYISGNFTYLDASVDLGTVYSVNADGKAVPGKRNRPLTGQSPYIINGGILYTGKHFGFNATYNRFGHRIVYASPDRSEDLYENGRNVIDMQLSYKFSKDNKAEFRLNISNLLNSQMFYYRNHYQPTGKPDEQPIPSVQPYPGDGTPPLPAEQIDPKGTKYNAKYDTKIYTWQYGTTSTLNFIYRF, encoded by the coding sequence ATGCACGTATTTACTAATAATAATTTCTTCAAGCAAAAAAAATACCCGTTCATCGTTCTCATCATCTCATTTGTTCTTTTTTATGCGATAACTAAAGCCAATGCGCAGGGCAATGTAGCACAACTGCGTAACCCGGTAAGCCTTACCATGCCAAGTGCCAATTTAGATGAAGTGCTGGTACAACTTAAAAAACAATCAACCTACGACTTTTTTTACGACAAGGAGGCCGCTAAAAAAGTAAAGGTTAACAATATCAAATACAACAACGCTCCGCTTGGCAACGTTTTAACCGATCTGAAAAAGAGCCAATCGCTCGAGTATGACCTGCAGGGTAAGGAAATATCGGTACGGATAGAAAAACGCCCGGCACAGGCCCCCGCCAAACAACAAAAAGATGGTAAAATTACCGGCAAGGTACTGGACGACAAGGGTGAAACCCTGCCCGGCGCTACCATTAAGCTGGTAGAAGCTGGCAAAGCCGTACAAAGCGCCCCTGATGGATCGTACCAGTTTGTAGTTGTGCCGGGCACTTATACTATCGAAATCACTTATATCTCCTTTCAATCGCAACGGATCTCGGGCGTTGTAGTTAACGCAGATAAAAGTACGCTGCTGGATATCGCCATGAAACCGGCTTCGAATGCGCTAAGCGAGGTAGTTGTTAAATCTGATTATAAAAGAGCTTCCATCCAGGGGCTGTACGCAAGGCAAAAAAATAATGCCGCCCTATCCGACGGTATTACCGCCGAACAGATTAGCCGTACCCCCGATAACAATACCGCTCAGGTACTCACCCGGGTAAGCGGTTTGCAGGTATCGCAAAACCGGTTTGTTGTGGTACGCGGCATGAGCGACAGGTATAACAATGTTATGCTGAACGGCGCGCCGCTACCCAGCAGTGAGCCCAACCGCCGCGATTTTGCTTTTGATGTGATACCAAGCTCCCTTGTTGATAATATTGTGGTAAACAAAACCGCAACGCCCGATTTAACAGGCGAATTTACCGGCGGCCTTGTGCAGATAACTACCAAAGATATCCCGGATGAAAACTCGATGCAAATTACCATTGGCGGTGGATATAACAGCCGCGCTACCGGTAAAGATTTTATAAGCGGACACCGCGGTACAGCCAACTATTTTGGTTTTGCAAACGATTATCAGCGCAAGCCGACCGGCATGAGCCTGGGCGAATATGATAACCTGGCGCTAAAAATTGTAGATAATTCGGCCACGGCCGATCAAAAGGCGCAGGCAGCTAAATTTCTGGGTACACTGCCCGATAACTGGGCTTTACGCAAATATACTGCTCAGCCCATTCAAAGCTACCAGTTTACAGCAGCACATAGTTTTCCGTTTAAGGATAACTCAACACTGGGTGTTATAGCTGCCTTAACTTACCGCAATGAACAACTTAATAACCAGCACGATGTAAATATTTTAACTGATAAGGATTACAAGGGTACCGATTATATCTTTAACACCCTTTGGGGCGGTAGCCTTAACCTGGCCTATACCAGCGGGCACAATAAATTCACGCTTAAAAACACTTATAACCGTCGCTTTAACGATGAGCACTTTACGTTTTCGGGGATCAATATGAACGATAACAGCTATGTTAACGCCTATAGTAATCAAACAATTGTAAACGAGTTATTTCAAACTAATTTCACCGGAGAACATACGCTGGGCAAGCGTGGTATTAAGGCTGATTATGGCTTTGCATTATCTACTGTAGACCGCGACCAACCTTTTAGCCGCCTTATGTACCAATACCATCCCTTAGGCCATCAACCTGATGACTATTATTCCTACAACTTCAATGATAGTAATTTTCAACTGGGTAACATCTTTTACTCCCATCTGGCCGAGAGACGATATACATGGCAAACAAACCTGCAAATTCCGTTTCGTTTTAATCAGCTAAACCACTCGGTAAAATTGGGTTACCAGGGCAGCTACCGCCGCGCCAATTTTGGTGCCGATCTTTATCGCATTAAAAGTACGTCATCCGCTAACAGTAACCAGTATGATGGTATTGCCTATTATGATGTTTATAATCCATCGCAATTCGCTAACGGAAGCTTATACCTGTATCCCACGGTTCCTGCGGGAAACGGCATAACAAGTTCTGATGCGGGCACAGGCTACAAAGGCAGGCAAAAATTAAACGCCTTTTATGGTATGGTTGATTTAAAACCGGTTAAAAACCTGAGGTTAATTGCAGGCGTAAGATATGAGCGAAATGAACAAAACGTATTTACATCCACTCGCGGCAAAGCTCCCGCCAACCAGCTTCCTCCAATTGTTGATAGCTTGATTCAATCAAAAAATAACGACTTTTTACCGTCTGTTAACGCAATTTACACTTTAACACCCAAAATGAATTTAAGGGCAGCTTACTATAAAACAGTGGCCCGGCCCGATTTCAGAGAGCTATCTTTTTTCAGCTATTTTGATTATGATTTGTTTGTTTCGGTTAGCGGTGACAACCTTAAGCGTACGTCTATTCAGAACTATGATTTAAGGTATGAATTTTACCCTTCACCAGGCGAGATTATTTCGGTTTCGGGTTTCTATAAAAATTTTAAAGATCCTATTGAAATACTTTATCCGAATGCAAATCCAAGAAAGTATGTATATAGCAATTTAAAAGGTGCCAAAAACACCGGGATAGAAGTAGACCTCCGGAAATCATTAAATTTTATTTCCGGTTCCTCACCCCTTTGGTCAAACTTGTACATTTCGGGCAACTTTACCTATTTAGATGCCAGTGTTGATCTGGGTACGGTATACTCGGTAAATGCCGATGGCAAAGCCGTTCCGGGTAAACGGAACCGTCCGCTAACCGGCCAGTCGCCCTATATTATTAACGGGGGGATATTATACACCGGCAAACATTTTGGATTCAATGCTACCTATAACCGCTTCGGCCATCGCATAGTATACGCTTCGCCCGATCGTTCGGAAGACCTGTATGAGAATGGCAGAAACGTGATTGACATGCAGCTGAGTTATAAATTTTCAAAGGATAACAAAGCCGAGTTTCGTCTCAACATCAGCAATTTGCTTAACAGCCAAATGTTTTATTACAGAAACCATTACCAGCCAACCGGCAAACCGGATGAGCAGCCGATACCTTCTGTACAGCCATATCCGGGCGATGGTACCCCTCCGCTGCCTGCTGAGCAAATTGACCCTAAAGGAACAAAATACAATGCCAAATATGATACTAAAATATATACCTGGCAATACGGAACCACATCGACACTCAACTTTATTTATCGCTTTTAA
- a CDS encoding RNA polymerase sigma factor, producing the protein MKLTEKSARLARFEDIYNHTFSKLRSTFLKLTRNEDQTNDLLQTAYVKLWEKLDDLEDQGDYAPILYVYARNAFRDELRKKCRQEIAEAEIGYMAAAVTDTAGTAELKEYEGIVKQIIDKMPVKRQRVYRMFKEDGLSYKNIALSLGISPKTVDNHLNEASKEIRRQVKLAYEVGHLSSLTVVLLAELLRN; encoded by the coding sequence ATGAAATTGACTGAAAAATCTGCCCGGCTGGCGCGTTTTGAGGATATTTATAACCATACCTTTAGCAAACTCAGGAGTACCTTTTTGAAACTCACCCGAAACGAGGATCAAACCAACGATCTGCTGCAAACTGCTTACGTAAAACTATGGGAAAAGCTCGATGATCTTGAAGATCAGGGCGACTATGCACCCATATTGTACGTTTATGCCCGCAACGCATTCAGGGATGAGCTCCGGAAAAAATGCCGCCAGGAAATAGCGGAAGCCGAAATTGGCTACATGGCTGCTGCTGTAACAGACACAGCCGGCACAGCCGAACTGAAAGAGTACGAGGGCATCGTAAAACAGATCATCGATAAAATGCCTGTAAAAAGGCAGCGCGTTTACCGTATGTTTAAAGAGGATGGCCTGAGCTATAAAAATATAGCGCTAAGCCTGGGGATCTCGCCAAAAACGGTTGATAATCATTTAAATGAAGCTTCGAAAGAGATAAGACGGCAGGTGAAGCTGGCTTATGAAGTAGGCCATTTATCATCATTAACAGTAGTGCTTTTGGCCGAGCTGTTGCGAAATTAA
- a CDS encoding CHC2 zinc finger domain-containing protein: MSASHSLSPVQADLVQIVSKYVLLEASRRNLKGRCPFHKDQATSLMVSPEKNIFQCFGCGKGGGPVEFVMAIENKTREEAIQMITAFN; encoded by the coding sequence ATGTCTGCATCTCATTCCCTGTCGCCCGTACAGGCCGATCTTGTACAAATTGTTTCAAAATATGTATTGCTCGAAGCCAGTCGCCGAAACCTGAAAGGCCGCTGCCCTTTTCATAAAGACCAGGCAACATCATTAATGGTATCGCCCGAAAAAAACATTTTTCAATGCTTTGGCTGCGGCAAAGGCGGCGGCCCCGTTGAGTTTGTAATGGCTATTGAAAATAAAACCCGCGAAGAAGCCATTCAGATGATTACAGCATTCAACTAA
- a CDS encoding SGNH/GDSL hydrolase family protein translates to MNNSRRDFLKKASLAGAAMAAPALVSASQTSQQYRAEEEKGKIILFQGDSITDGGRSFDKDWNHVYGQGYAYLVTARTNFDYPERDYQFYNRGISGNTVNDLANRWQKDTLDIKPDVLSILIGVNDVHRIVMQGDKSTVKDFEQAYNRLLTQTLAALPNVKLVLLEPFILPLGMVNKSVELWTTEVQKRRAVVKALASKFNAIYVPLQDVFNKALQKAPADHWIWDGVHPMPAGHELIAREWLKATKKLL, encoded by the coding sequence ATGAACAACAGCAGGAGGGATTTTTTAAAGAAAGCTTCACTTGCCGGTGCCGCTATGGCTGCGCCTGCATTGGTTTCGGCATCTCAAACAAGCCAGCAATATCGGGCCGAGGAAGAGAAAGGGAAGATCATCCTTTTCCAGGGCGATTCAATAACCGATGGCGGCCGAAGCTTTGATAAAGACTGGAACCATGTGTACGGGCAAGGCTACGCTTATTTAGTAACGGCCCGCACCAATTTTGATTATCCCGAGAGGGATTACCAATTCTATAATCGCGGCATCAGCGGCAATACGGTAAACGATCTTGCTAACCGTTGGCAAAAAGATACGCTTGATATAAAACCCGATGTATTGAGCATATTGATAGGCGTTAATGATGTACACCGGATAGTGATGCAAGGCGATAAATCAACCGTGAAAGATTTTGAACAGGCATACAACCGGCTTTTGACCCAAACGCTTGCTGCATTACCCAATGTTAAACTGGTGCTGCTGGAGCCTTTTATTTTACCACTTGGCATGGTAAACAAAAGTGTGGAATTGTGGACGACCGAAGTGCAAAAACGACGGGCCGTTGTTAAAGCCCTTGCATCAAAGTTTAATGCCATTTATGTTCCTCTGCAGGATGTGTTTAACAAAGCGCTCCAAAAAGCACCGGCCGATCATTGGATCTGGGATGGTGTACATCCTATGCCTGCCGGTCATGAGCTCATTGCCCGCGAATGGTTGAAAGCGACTAAAAAGCTGTTATAG
- a CDS encoding glycoside hydrolase family 95 protein encodes MNQGLKATFLLVVVPLCLQLAALNANAQNNTLWYKQPAKEWTEALPIGNGTLGAMVFGGVDDELLQLNEATLWSGGPVKKNVNPEAFQYLAQVREALFKEDYQKAHDLTQKMQGLYSESFLPLGDLHIKQSFGGAKQGAYYRDLNIGNAIATTKYTVNGVNYKREIFASAPDKIIVIRVSADKAKQLDLKINTGSQLRFQKSVIGGNTLQLAGKAPAHVEPSYVDSSNPIIYADDDKCRGMRYQLLAKAISNDGKIITDTSGITVKGASSVTLYVTAATSFVAYNKCPDGNEKIAETYLSKATKKTYAQLLAAHVSDYQKYFSRVNLSLNNGKGSRTDLPTDKRLAAYNTNQSADPGLEALYFQYGRYLLISSSRAKGVPANLQGIWNKELRAPWSSNYTSNINVQMNYWMAEDCNLSEMHTPLFQLIKGLSETGSEVAKSYYHAQGWVTHHNTDIWALANPVGDLGKGEPKWANWPMGGDWLTRHLWEHYLYTGDKEFLKNTAYPLMKGAAQFTLDWLVPDGKGHLVTAPSMSPENDFIYAPGKIGEVSVSTTMDMGIIRDLFDNLVTAGKILGVDAAFRDTLLAKKSKLIPYQIGSKGQLQEWYKDQESSDPHHRHVSHLYSVYPANEISIATNPELAAAAKRTLELRGDESTGWSLAWKVNLWARLLDGNHAYKLYRDLLRLTGTSETNYSEGGGLYPNMFDAHPPFQIDGNFGGTSGVAEMLLQSQNGNIHLLPALPDAWGTGQVNGLVARGAFVIDMKWTGGKITNASVLSKAGGVCRVISLSKLKVTGVSAAPSKVKEGYELVFNTQKGKSYQLTSSL; translated from the coding sequence ATGAACCAAGGTTTGAAAGCAACATTTCTGTTGGTGGTTGTACCACTATGCCTGCAGCTGGCGGCACTTAACGCGAATGCGCAAAACAACACATTATGGTATAAACAACCCGCAAAAGAATGGACAGAAGCATTACCCATAGGCAACGGCACCCTCGGTGCAATGGTTTTTGGCGGTGTTGACGATGAGTTGCTGCAACTAAATGAAGCCACCCTATGGTCGGGCGGACCGGTGAAGAAAAACGTAAATCCCGAAGCCTTCCAATACCTGGCGCAGGTGCGCGAGGCCTTGTTTAAAGAAGATTATCAAAAAGCGCATGATCTTACGCAAAAAATGCAGGGATTATATTCTGAAAGTTTCCTGCCCCTTGGCGATCTGCATATCAAACAATCGTTCGGCGGTGCAAAGCAAGGTGCGTACTACCGCGATCTGAATATCGGCAACGCCATAGCTACCACAAAATATACGGTTAATGGTGTGAATTACAAACGGGAGATTTTTGCATCCGCTCCGGATAAAATTATCGTGATAAGGGTCTCAGCCGATAAAGCCAAACAGTTAGATTTGAAAATAAACACCGGGAGCCAGCTTCGCTTCCAAAAAAGTGTAATTGGAGGCAACACATTGCAATTAGCCGGAAAAGCCCCTGCCCACGTTGAGCCCAGCTATGTGGACTCGAGCAATCCGATTATATATGCCGATGACGATAAATGCCGCGGTATGCGTTACCAATTGCTGGCCAAAGCTATAAGTAACGACGGTAAAATAATCACCGATACCAGTGGCATTACGGTAAAAGGGGCATCTTCAGTTACGCTTTATGTAACAGCGGCCACCAGTTTTGTTGCCTACAACAAATGCCCCGATGGTAATGAAAAAATAGCCGAAACCTATTTAAGCAAGGCCACTAAAAAAACATACGCACAACTACTTGCCGCTCATGTTTCCGATTACCAAAAATATTTTAGCCGTGTTAACCTGAGCCTGAATAATGGCAAAGGCAGCCGTACTGATTTACCTACTGATAAAAGGCTGGCGGCATATAATACCAACCAAAGTGCCGATCCGGGTTTGGAAGCTTTGTATTTTCAATATGGCAGATACCTGCTTATCAGCAGCTCGCGTGCCAAAGGTGTACCGGCAAATTTGCAAGGCATCTGGAATAAAGAACTTCGTGCGCCATGGAGTTCAAACTATACCAGCAATATCAACGTCCAGATGAACTATTGGATGGCCGAAGATTGTAACCTATCTGAAATGCACACGCCGCTGTTCCAGTTGATAAAAGGGTTATCCGAAACCGGGAGCGAAGTTGCTAAAAGCTATTATCATGCGCAAGGATGGGTAACGCACCACAATACGGATATCTGGGCACTGGCTAACCCTGTTGGCGATTTAGGTAAAGGTGAGCCGAAATGGGCCAACTGGCCAATGGGAGGCGATTGGCTTACCCGTCATTTATGGGAACATTATCTATATACCGGCGACAAAGAGTTTTTGAAAAACACCGCCTACCCATTAATGAAAGGCGCTGCTCAATTTACCTTAGATTGGCTGGTACCCGATGGTAAGGGCCATCTGGTAACAGCACCATCCATGTCGCCCGAGAATGATTTTATTTATGCGCCAGGCAAAATCGGGGAGGTTTCTGTGTCAACAACCATGGATATGGGGATCATCCGCGATTTATTTGATAACCTGGTGACTGCGGGCAAAATATTGGGTGTTGATGCCGCGTTCCGCGATACGCTTCTCGCCAAAAAAAGTAAACTGATTCCGTATCAAATTGGCAGCAAAGGCCAGCTACAGGAATGGTACAAAGATCAGGAATCGTCAGATCCGCATCACCGCCATGTATCGCACCTGTATTCGGTTTACCCGGCAAATGAGATCTCGATAGCTACCAATCCTGAACTGGCTGCTGCTGCAAAAAGAACATTGGAACTACGTGGTGATGAAAGTACCGGATGGAGCCTGGCCTGGAAAGTAAACCTTTGGGCGCGCTTGCTTGATGGCAATCACGCTTACAAACTGTACCGCGATTTATTAAGGCTTACAGGTACCAGCGAGACTAATTATAGTGAAGGAGGGGGCTTGTACCCCAATATGTTCGATGCCCACCCGCCGTTCCAGATAGACGGCAATTTTGGCGGTACATCAGGTGTAGCCGAGATGTTGTTGCAAAGTCAAAACGGCAATATTCATTTATTGCCCGCTTTACCCGATGCCTGGGGTACAGGACAGGTGAATGGCCTTGTAGCAAGGGGCGCTTTTGTGATTGATATGAAATGGACCGGCGGCAAAATAACCAACGCCAGCGTTTTATCAAAAGCAGGAGGCGTTTGCCGTGTAATATCTTTATCAAAACTGAAAGTGACCGGGGTAAGCGCTGCACCATCCAAAGTAAAAGAAGGATATGAGTTGGTGTTTAATACTCAAAAAGGCAAATCATACCAGTTAACAAGCAGTTTATGA
- a CDS encoding HD domain-containing protein, with translation MMKLSDILYGEFEIEPVLTHLLNSTPVQRLKKVHQGGAIFLVDPAINHTRYEHSVGVMYLVKKLGGSMEEQIAALLHDVSHTAFSHVADYIFENINEDYHEGIYQDVIMQSEIPGILKKHGFCYDILFREDYNILEQPLPGLCADRVDYTLRDLFHAGLIGIKDVHHFLTQLVLQDGKMALRSVEAAEWIRDKFTELNNDYFKKPEHVYANIKLAGLLKNALEKGIIKKSDLLKDDFEVLARLKTDPDSNRKLEDIKSMARFKQFAVAGATQRFKRRELHPAIFCCA, from the coding sequence ATGATGAAACTGAGCGATATCCTATACGGAGAGTTTGAGATAGAACCGGTACTAACCCACCTGCTTAATTCTACACCTGTACAGCGGTTGAAAAAAGTGCACCAGGGTGGGGCTATCTTTTTGGTTGATCCTGCAATTAACCATACCCGTTACGAACATTCGGTAGGGGTAATGTACCTGGTGAAAAAACTGGGCGGAAGTATGGAAGAGCAGATCGCTGCCTTGCTTCACGATGTTTCGCATACCGCTTTCTCGCACGTGGCCGATTATATTTTTGAAAACATCAACGAAGATTATCACGAAGGTATTTATCAGGATGTGATCATGCAATCGGAGATTCCTGGTATTTTAAAAAAACACGGCTTCTGTTATGATATTTTGTTTAGGGAAGATTACAACATACTTGAACAACCACTGCCCGGTCTTTGTGCCGATAGGGTTGATTATACCCTGCGTGATCTGTTCCACGCCGGGTTGATCGGTATTAAAGATGTGCATCACTTTTTAACTCAATTGGTATTACAGGATGGTAAAATGGCACTGCGCAGTGTAGAGGCCGCCGAATGGATCAGGGATAAATTCACCGAATTGAATAACGATTACTTTAAAAAACCCGAACATGTGTATGCCAACATCAAACTGGCTGGTCTGCTAAAAAATGCTCTTGAAAAAGGAATAATTAAAAAATCAGATTTGCTGAAAGATGATTTTGAAGTATTAGCCCGGTTAAAAACCGATCCGGACAGTAATCGTAAGCTGGAAGATATTAAAAGTATGGCCCGGTTTAAACAATTTGCAGTTGCAGGCGCAACTCAACGTTTTAAAAGGCGTGAATTGCATCCGGCCATTTTTTGTTGCGCCTGA
- a CDS encoding alpha-L-fucosidase has product MFKLKNICLIACCAFSLTLKAQTTTQTVKPLAQLQQEFVDLRFGMFIHFNIPTYMDQDWADPDASPAIFNPKKLNCDQWAKAAKSANMTYGCITTKHHSGFCIWDTKTTDYNVMNSPLKKDVVKEYADAFRANGLKVFLYYSILDTHHRLRPNMITPKHIDMVKAQITELMTKYGEIGALIIDGWDAPWSRISYDDVPFEEIYTLVKSLQPNCLVMDLNGAKYPAEGMYYTDIKTYEMGAGQRVSTKDNRMPAIACLPLQANWFWETSHPNNPVKEPAKLVNEILKPLNNVDCNFILNVAPNRDGIFDDNALAALKEIGKIWKNEGPVAKLSKLEAPIISSNLAKNQPASASWSDDSAIMDFANDDDFHSSWVSNPTVKAPWYEIDFKKEQAINTVVIAEENPNITNYKLEYYLDGDWKPLFEGENGNKIKVHRFDRVWAGKVRISIEKAAKQVSIAEFQVYNERR; this is encoded by the coding sequence ATGTTCAAACTGAAAAATATATGCTTAATTGCATGTTGTGCTTTTTCGCTTACGTTAAAAGCGCAAACTACTACTCAAACCGTTAAACCGCTTGCACAGTTGCAACAGGAATTTGTGGATCTCCGCTTCGGCATGTTCATCCACTTTAACATCCCTACCTATATGGATCAGGACTGGGCCGACCCGGACGCTTCGCCTGCCATTTTCAATCCTAAAAAACTAAACTGCGACCAGTGGGCCAAAGCCGCCAAATCGGCCAATATGACTTACGGTTGCATCACCACCAAACACCACAGCGGTTTTTGTATCTGGGATACCAAAACAACCGACTATAACGTGATGAACAGTCCGTTAAAAAAAGATGTAGTAAAAGAATATGCAGACGCTTTCAGGGCCAACGGCTTAAAAGTGTTTTTATATTATTCTATTTTGGATACCCATCACCGTTTAAGGCCAAACATGATTACGCCTAAACATATTGATATGGTTAAAGCCCAGATTACCGAATTGATGACCAAATACGGTGAAATAGGCGCTTTAATTATTGATGGCTGGGATGCTCCATGGTCGAGGATTTCATACGATGATGTTCCGTTTGAAGAGATTTACACCCTGGTAAAATCATTACAGCCAAACTGTTTGGTGATGGATTTAAACGGTGCCAAATACCCTGCCGAAGGTATGTATTATACAGATATCAAAACTTACGAAATGGGCGCGGGCCAGCGTGTATCAACCAAGGATAACCGCATGCCGGCCATTGCCTGCTTGCCATTGCAAGCCAACTGGTTTTGGGAAACCAGCCATCCAAACAACCCGGTAAAAGAACCGGCGAAACTGGTGAATGAAATATTGAAACCGCTAAACAATGTAGATTGTAACTTTATCCTGAACGTAGCGCCTAACCGCGATGGCATTTTTGATGATAACGCGCTTGCAGCATTAAAAGAGATAGGCAAAATTTGGAAAAACGAAGGCCCGGTTGCTAAGCTATCCAAACTTGAGGCACCTATTATTTCATCCAACCTGGCTAAAAACCAACCGGCAAGTGCAAGCTGGAGCGATGACTCGGCTATTATGGATTTTGCCAATGATGATGATTTCCACAGTTCATGGGTTTCAAACCCCACAGTAAAAGCACCATGGTACGAAATCGACTTTAAAAAAGAGCAGGCGATAAACACAGTTGTAATTGCTGAAGAAAACCCAAATATCACCAACTATAAATTGGAGTACTATCTGGATGGTGATTGGAAACCGCTGTTTGAAGGCGAAAACGGTAACAAAATTAAAGTACACCGTTTTGACAGGGTATGGGCCGGTAAGGTGCGTATCTCGATTGAAAAAGCTGCTAAACAGGTGTCTATCGCTGAGTTTCAGGTTTATAACGAAAGAAGGTAA